A stretch of DNA from Melioribacteraceae bacterium 4301-Me:
TCCAACTTTATTTTCAACTGCATTTTTAAGCTGCTCTAAATTAACTTTTGTTCTGTCATATTCAACATAAGCGATACTGGTTTTATAAGATGATGTAGCATTAATAACACCTTTTTCTGATTTGAGCGCATAATCAACAGATTCTTCACAAGAAGTGCAGCTCATTCCTTCAATAGTAAGCTTAGCTTTTACGATATTATTTGATTGTACAATTGTAACATTTCCTTTGTTGGAAGGGAACAGAGCTTTTGAGTAATATGGAAATGTTATAAGCAGTGCACTTACCACAGTAATAATCCAAAGAAACTTTTTTGAATTTATGAAGCTTATTTTTTTATCACTTGTTTTATCCTCGCACGCACAATCAATATCAGTTTCTTTTTTAGGTCTATAAGCATTATAGAAAGCATAACCTAAAACTATTACGGT
This window harbors:
- the merTP gene encoding mercuric transport protein MerTP, whose protein sequence is MKDKLLSSGGIITALLASLCCITPVLAVVGGLSGIASTFSFLEPLRPYFIGLTVIVLGYAFYNAYRPKKETDIDCACEDKTSDKKISFINSKKFLWIITVVSALLITFPYYSKALFPSNKGNVTIVQSNNIVKAKLTIEGMSCTSCEESVDYALKSEKGVINATSSYKTSIAYVEYDRTKVNLEQLKNAVENKVGYKVKSIQNINQ